The genomic window CCCTTGTTGACTTCGTCGTTGGGATGCACCAGGCGTTTTTCGCCGCGTTGGCCGCCGAGCAGTTCCGAAGCGCGGTTCGCCAGCACTTCGTTCATGTTCATGTTGGTCTGGGTGCCGGAGCCGGTCTGCCATACCACCAGCGGAAATTCACCGTCGTGTTGGCCTTCGATGATTTCATCGGCTGCGTCGATAATGGCTTGCGCCTTTTTGGCGTCGAGCAGCTTGAGCTGGCGGTTGACCTTGGCGCAGCAGCGTTTCACCAGCGCCAGCGCGTAAATGAACTCGAGCGGCATGCGCTCGCCGGAAATCTCGAAATTCTGCAAACTGCGCTGCGTCTGCGCACCCCACAGTCTTTCCGCGGGAACATTAATTTCGCCGAAAGTGTCGCGCTCGGTGCGGAATTTGCTCATGACGTTCTCCCCTAAACGGCTTTTGAATTATAACCGTTTGCGGGGCAGGCCCGCTCAAAATAACGCTCGTTGCGCGCTAAAGTAATGCGGCGGTTTCTTTGCCGGCTTCTCCGATCGGTAAAGACTGCCAGTAGCGGCGATGTTCTGCGCGGTACGGCTGCGCCGAAACGCCGCGCGCATCAAAATCGACAGTCACCGCGCCATCGAAATCGGAACGGTAAATTTTGGTACCTCGCATTTCATAGCGCTCCACCACTTCTGGCTTCGGGTGGCCGAATGGATTGCGGTAGCCTACCGTGAAAACCACCGTCTTTGGCTGAACCTGATCGAGAAAAACTTCAGTCGAAGACGTTTTGCTGCCGTGATGCGGCGCGACCAAAAC from Burkholderiales bacterium includes these protein-coding regions:
- a CDS encoding class II fumarate hydratase gives rise to the protein MSKFRTERDTFGEINVPAERLWGAQTQRSLQNFEISGERMPLEFIYALALVKRCCAKVNRQLKLLDAKKAQAIIDAADEIIEGQHDGEFPLVVWQTGSGTQTNMNMNEVLANRASELLGGQRGEKRLVHPNDEVNKGQSSNDVFPTAMHVAAARALVNRLIPGIQKLRDTLKSKAKEFDAIVKIGRTHLQDATPLTLGQEFSGYVSQLDHGLAHIEAALPHLYELALGGTAVGTGLNAHPKFAALVAKELSSEADLPFVSAPNKFEAL